The sequence below is a genomic window from Synechococcus sp. PCC 7335.
CATCCACACAAAACTCACCCGTCCGCTCTATGACTAAGGGTTGGGGAATTTGACTACGAACAGCCGTTGCGCCCACAAACACCACCAGCAAGGCCAAAGCAAAACCAAGCCAGGGCAGCTTCCAATTCTTCGTCATCACACCTGCTCCAATCTCACCGGGAATAACACTAGTTTCTGTTTAATATCAGAGGAGAGATCGTATCTGTAGCTATCGTTGCTACAGTTTGTGACTCTGTTGAAAAAGTTATTAAAAAGAGAAACCTGCTTGCCTCTACTGAATTCATGGTTCTACCATCCGGTGCATCTTTCAACAGAACGCTCACCAGAATAGGACGAACATCTAGAAGTCTATCGCCTGCAAAAGCTTCGTAGAGACACTCACCCAGCCAAAGATTGTCTGAGTCATTTCTACCGATATACGATGAAATTCTGGGTTCAAAGAGGCACAGCAATCTTCCAAAAGTAAGCACTCGTAGCCTAAGTCGTTGGCTGTACGTAGGGTTGTGTGCACACAGCACTCAGTCGTCACGCCCGTGAGCACTAATTGCCGAATGTTTCGCTGTCGCAAGATTAAATCTAAGTCTGTCGCAACAAAAGCTCCTTTTCCTGGTTTATCCAACACAATCTCATCCGGTAACGGCTGCAACTCATCGACAAAGTCATGACTTTTTGAGCCTCTCGTCAATAGCCGACCCATCATCCCTTCGCTGCCAATCTCTGCTTTTTGTCGTTTCGAGCGATCCAGCTTGTGAGGTGGGCAATCACTTAAGTCTGGACGATGACCTTCTCTCGTATGGATAATCGTTATGGGCGTTTGTCGTAAAGCTGCTAGTAGGGCTTTCAACGGCCGAATAGGTTGTTGGGTTTCCCTCACGTCGAAGCCTTTAAGATCGGCCCAGCCGCCAGGGGTGCAAAAGTCATTTTGCATGTCAATCACCAGTAGGGCCGTATGTTCTAGGCTAAGGGCAATAGGATAGGGCCGAGCTGGAATTGTAATGTGGGAAGGAAGCATAATTTCAAAGAAAATACCCCGGCGAAACCAGGGTACTTATAGGTGCGTGATCAAAGGAAATTCTGAGAGATCTTTTTGAGTGCCTACTAGCTAGCTCTCTACTTTGAAAAAGTCCAGTAAAAACAGCGCATAGATTTTTGTGGCAGCAACCACTTTTTCGATGTCAATATACTCATTTACTGGAGTCCAACCATCTTCACCCGGGCCAAAGGTAATGGAAGGAATGCCGCTATGGGCAAATCGCAGCGTGTCGCAGTAGGCGTTTTTACGATAGAGCACCGGCTCTTTTCCGAGAATCTTTTGATAGGCGCGTGAGAGGGCCTGTACATGAGCAGCCTCTTTCGACACCTCCTTATAGGCAGGCACAAAAGTCTCTCCTTCTACTTGAGTAATGGTGACCTGCACAGTTGGATCTGCTGACTTCATATCGTCAATCACTTTTTGCATATCTGCCATGATGGAGTCGTAGGTCATTCCAGGGACTAAACCAATTACCCACACCCTGGCTTTGCAAGAGGGGGGCGTGAACTGTCCCTCTCCAACTTTGCCTGCCTGAATACTCACCGGGCAGATGCTGGGCTGCGTCGGCCCATAAATTTCAGGCGGCTCGTGGGTGAAAGGAGTGTTTCTCAGAGTTTCGATCAGCTGGGCCATGTGGAGAATCGGGTTGATGCCTTCATCGGGTCGCCAGATATGCGATCGCACGCCTGTCATCTCAATATCCACCACGCATAGCCCTGAATGAGCCAACGCAATCCCAATCCCCCACTCATCCTCATTCGTCCAAGACGTCGGCTCAGCCGTCACCTCATAGTCAGCTGTTAAACCGTACTCATTCAATAGATGCATCGAGCCAGCTTTGCCATGGCGCTCTTCATCTACCGTATAGGCGCAAATCAGCTCTCCGTTGATTTTTACCCCAGCTTTGCGCAACAGTTCAACTGCAATCAGCTGGCAAGTCATATTTCCTCGGGTATCAGAGGTGCCGCGACCGTAGAGATGGTTGCCATGCAGGGTGGCATTATAAGGATTATGACCAGACATATGCCACTCTCGCGGATCACAAGAGGGATAGGTGTCTAAGTGATCGTTGAAAATAAGTGAAGGCCCCGGCAGACCATCATTCCAACGTCCAACAACATTAGGTCGTCCCTCAATGGCAGCTACCCACTCTACATCCAATCCGTAAGCCTTCAACAGGTTTCCTACCTGCTTAGAGATATCCTCTTCGTGAGCCATTGGAGCTTCTGGATCAATTGAGTTTCCACAGCCTGGTTGTCCTGTCGGTACGAGGTCTTTAATCAGTTGAATACATTTCTCAGCCGTGATCTCTGAGAGAATCTGTTCTTCTAAAGTATTGATCTCGGCGGGATTAGAGAGGGTCTGTACCATATGGCTTACTCTGGTGAATGTATAAATAAAAGCTGCGTGAGTAGCTGTGCGAATAGAAATAGAAAGAGTGGATTAACCC
It includes:
- a CDS encoding M20 family metallopeptidase, translated to MVQTLSNPAEINTLEEQILSEITAEKCIQLIKDLVPTGQPGCGNSIDPEAPMAHEEDISKQVGNLLKAYGLDVEWVAAIEGRPNVVGRWNDGLPGPSLIFNDHLDTYPSCDPREWHMSGHNPYNATLHGNHLYGRGTSDTRGNMTCQLIAVELLRKAGVKINGELICAYTVDEERHGKAGSMHLLNEYGLTADYEVTAEPTSWTNEDEWGIGIALAHSGLCVVDIEMTGVRSHIWRPDEGINPILHMAQLIETLRNTPFTHEPPEIYGPTQPSICPVSIQAGKVGEGQFTPPSCKARVWVIGLVPGMTYDSIMADMQKVIDDMKSADPTVQVTITQVEGETFVPAYKEVSKEAAHVQALSRAYQKILGKEPVLYRKNAYCDTLRFAHSGIPSITFGPGEDGWTPVNEYIDIEKVVAATKIYALFLLDFFKVES
- a CDS encoding cysteine hydrolase family protein — encoded protein: MLPSHITIPARPYPIALSLEHTALLVIDMQNDFCTPGGWADLKGFDVRETQQPIRPLKALLAALRQTPITIIHTREGHRPDLSDCPPHKLDRSKRQKAEIGSEGMMGRLLTRGSKSHDFVDELQPLPDEIVLDKPGKGAFVATDLDLILRQRNIRQLVLTGVTTECCVHTTLRTANDLGYECLLLEDCCASLNPEFHRISVEMTQTIFGWVSVSTKLLQAIDF